The following coding sequences lie in one Fusarium poae strain DAOMC 252244 chromosome 1, whole genome shotgun sequence genomic window:
- a CDS encoding hypothetical protein (BUSCO:18825at5125) — protein sequence MAQPQPQAQPQTQTQVQVPPRAFSPQQHSPSPAASQSGFALPPQKRVRTDGPPSQPESPYATSPYAASPGATATPPAATGSPAFAQSPALPPTYATPYTNGHTTPGLNLPDVRPNSTPPIQQPQQPQTPVPQYTNVTMTPVPAPIPGQLAVPTPGPSVMGPPQRPAERPTKDYEYDVTDSLAGTGIDLRAEEQYMNDLYATGFDEARTGFAHQPPGPKSTFYGAGPANQPAQSVQDQQQEQFAAQQAERAWSESSMRLALQRTQEISEPFLLVAMLHRRADKIAREHHLGLNLDLKNNSQTMGKMRLPEQFAAPKVTVKVTPGPDATMVHTTGSYIPHDAYLVDQLALMSIATKQRLRELVEDAHLVATNRQKTSHGDVPEEWVPAAAPMNAEPLEPIEKPKDTVNGVDGATIEGADGDSANLLKRSSDAAGLTNGTPPVKLPKVSSYMTTTMRDLARQERDWEEARLRKRQKRKDGIPDSGSTTSRAGSVAPGTPGTAAPEAPKSMTKKEIKKNQQMKAAEIDNHQSQNTTSSIFAGFGGKGGLFGKKKTGKTYDWMNVGRGGSGASTPTRSAPGLGKGPGGAGTAPAPANMAMTTEGRNRLGTWREDKEKGRNIQLRDWAAVLERDGREGKALQRAYLYLDASNPK from the exons CTCCATCGCCCGCCGCGTCGCAGTCGGGCTTTGCCCTCCCACCTCAGAAACGAGTTCGAACGGACGGTCCTCCCTCCCAACCCGAATCTCCCTATGCTACATCCCCATATGCTGCGAGCCCAGGCGCCACAGCAACGCCACCTGCTGCGACAGGGTCTCCTGCCTTTGCGCAGAGCCCTGCTCTACCGCCGACGTACGCTACACCTTACACCAATGGGCACACGACGCCTGGCCTTAATCTTCCAGACGTGCGACCGAATTCTACGCCTCCGATTCAACAGCCTCAACAACCGCAGACACCTGTGCCTCAATATACCAATGTAACGATGACGCCTGTGCCTGCTCCAATTCCTGGTCAGCTGGCGGTTCCAACTCCTGGTCCAAGTGTTATGGGCCCCCCACAGAGGCCAGCTGAGCGACCGACCAAGGACTACGAATACGATGTGACAGATTCACTTGCTGGGACGGGCATCGATCTTCGAGCTGAGGAGCAATACATGAATGATCTTTACGCGACTGGTTTTGATGAAGCGAGGACGGGATTCGCACACCAGCCGCCTGGGCCCAAGTCAACGTTTTACGGCGCAGGACCAGCAAACCAACCTGCCCAATCCGTTCAGGACCAACAACAGGAGCAGTTTGCTGCACAGCAAGCAGAGAGGGCTTGGTCGGAGTCATCAATGCGACTTGCACTTCAGCGAACACAGGAGATCAGTGAACCGTTTTTGCTGGTCGCCATGCTGCATCGACGCGCGGATAAGATAGCACGAGAACACCATTTGGGGCTGAACCTGGATTTGAAGAACAACAGTCAGACTATGGGAAAGATGAGACTTCCGGAACAGTTTGCCGCACCCAAGGTGACCGTCAAAGTGACGCCGGGCCCGGATGCGACCATGGTTCACACGACAGGTTCATACATTCCGCACGATGCTTATCTGGTTGATCAGTTGGCACTAATGTCGATTGCTACGAAACAGCGACTTCGAGAGTTGGTGGAAGACGCACATTTGGTAGCAACGAACCGACAAAAGACGTCTCACGGCGATGTACCTGAAGAGTGGGTACCAGCAGCTGCCCCTATGAATGCCGAGCCTTTGGAGCCCATCGAGAAACCAAAGGACACGGTCAACGGCGTTGATGGGGCCACTATAGAAGGTGCGGATGGGGACAGCGCGAATCTGTTAAAGC GCTCTAGCGATGCAGCTGGGTTGACAAACGGTACACCTCCGGTTAAGCTACCTAAAGTATCATCTTATATGACAACTACGATGCGAGACCTCGCAAGACAGGAGCGTGATTGGGAGGAAGCACGACTTCGTAAACGACAAAAACGCAAAGACGGAATACCAGATTCTGGAAGCACAACTTCGCGTGCGGGCAGCGTGGCACCTGGTACTCCCGGCACCGCAGCTCCAGAAGCTCCCAAGAGCATGACAAAGAAGGAGATCAAAAAGAACCAGCAGATGAAAGCTGCCGAGATCGATAACCATCAGAGTCAGAACACTACCAGTAGTATCTTTGCCGGTTTTGGAGGCAAGGGTGGTCTCTTTGGTAAGAAAAAGACAGGCAAGACGTACGATTGGATGAACGTCGGACGCGGAGGCAGTGGAGCCAGTACGCCAACCAGGAGCGCCCCGGGACTTGGAAAAGGACCTGGAGGTGCGGGAACGGCGCCGGCGCCGGCAAACATGGCCATGACCACCGAAGGGCGCAACCGACTCGGCACGTGGAGAGAAGATAAAGAGAAGGGTCGCAACATCCAACTGCGCGATTGGGCTGCAGTACTGGAGAGGGATGGACGAGAAGGCAAGGCACTTCAAAGGGCGTACCTGTACCTGGACGCGTCAAACCCCAAGTAA